A genomic region of Campylobacter corcagiensis contains the following coding sequences:
- a CDS encoding TIGR00282 family metallophosphoesterase, whose product MRFGFIGDVVGRPGRQMLEQYVKVYKDKFQLDFVVANCENASGGFGLSSTNALEIFDYGVDGITGGNHSFDKKDIIPLMEKMPIIRPFNHYDAPGSGVLNLEKNGENLSIINMLGIMGSNIAKNAFLVTNEALKLCKSKNILIDFHGQMTSEKMAYMWEFKGKVSAIFGTHTHVGTDDLKIELGTSYVSDAGLVGARQGVIGMDGDISVAGFKSGLKQSFKVNNTYKKIFQMIIVEVLDGKSSDVFKVKVIDDQEIITRGYIER is encoded by the coding sequence TTGAGATTTGGTTTTATAGGTGATGTAGTTGGTCGCCCAGGTAGACAGATGCTAGAGCAATATGTTAAGGTTTATAAAGATAAATTTCAGCTTGATTTTGTAGTGGCAAATTGTGAAAATGCAAGTGGAGGTTTTGGATTAAGTTCTACAAATGCTTTGGAAATTTTTGATTATGGAGTGGATGGTATAACTGGTGGAAATCATAGCTTTGATAAAAAAGATATAATTCCACTTATGGAAAAAATGCCAATAATTAGGCCATTTAACCATTATGACGCACCAGGAAGCGGTGTTTTAAATTTAGAAAAAAATGGCGAAAATTTAAGCATTATAAATATGCTAGGAATAATGGGATCAAACATCGCTAAAAATGCTTTTTTAGTAACAAATGAGGCTTTAAAGCTATGTAAAAGCAAAAATATCTTAATTGATTTTCATGGTCAAATGACAAGTGAAAAAATGGCTTATATGTGGGAATTCAAAGGCAAAGTTTCAGCGATTTTTGGAACTCACACTCATGTTGGAACTGATGATTTAAAGATAGAGTTGGGTACATCTTATGTAAGCGATGCTGGACTTGTAGGAGCTAGGCAGGGCGTTATAGGAATGGATGGTGATATCTCTGTGGCTGGATTTAAAAGTGGACTAAAACAATCTTTTAAAGTAAACAACACATATAAAAAAATTTTCCAAATGATAATTGTAGAGGTTTTAGATGGCAAGTCTAGTGATGTTTTTAAGGTAAAAGTCATAGACGACCAAGAGATTATAACAAGGGGCTACATTGAACGCTAA
- a CDS encoding ABC transporter substrate-binding protein, which produces MKRILSILLLFVTFTYANVIKDQLGREVNLPDNVDKIVVLQHQSLNVLVQLGVEEKIVGVLQSWEKRLGSEYKRLFNGIENLPTPGDLKTINFESILKLNPDVVITTNYLDKSYIKKLEDLKVPVVVMSFFKDSVAGKESVNPEFDDEYSYDNGLYEGILLLGEISGAKERANELVEYIKNSQNELKTYTKNIKDKTRLYMANPNYQTYGSGKYTSIIFKRAGGENVAAKDIKGYKQVSPEQIIAWNPDVIFVQARYKNVVDELKNDKFLQNLGAIKNDKVYLMPEYAKAWGYPTPEAMSIGEFWVAKKLYPEVFKEFDLDKKVKEYYKKFYEFDYDGK; this is translated from the coding sequence ATGAAAAGAATTTTATCTATTTTGCTGCTATTTGTAACTTTTACATACGCAAATGTTATAAAAGATCAACTCGGTAGAGAGGTAAATTTACCTGATAATGTTGATAAAATCGTCGTTTTGCAGCACCAAAGTTTAAATGTTTTAGTCCAGCTTGGCGTGGAGGAAAAAATCGTTGGGGTTTTGCAAAGTTGGGAAAAACGCCTTGGAAGTGAGTATAAAAGGCTATTTAATGGCATTGAAAATCTTCCAACTCCAGGGGATTTAAAAACCATAAATTTTGAAAGCATTTTAAAGCTAAATCCAGATGTTGTAATAACGACAAATTATCTCGATAAAAGCTATATTAAAAAGCTTGAAGATCTCAAAGTTCCTGTTGTTGTGATGAGCTTTTTTAAAGATAGCGTTGCTGGAAAAGAGAGCGTAAATCCTGAGTTTGACGATGAGTACTCATATGATAACGGACTTTATGAGGGAATTTTACTTCTTGGAGAGATTTCAGGTGCTAAGGAAAGGGCAAATGAGTTGGTTGAGTATATCAAAAACTCACAAAATGAGCTAAAAACCTACACTAAAAATATTAAAGATAAAACCAGACTCTACATGGCAAATCCAAACTATCAAACTTATGGTAGTGGAAAATATACAAGTATAATTTTTAAAAGAGCAGGTGGCGAAAATGTCGCTGCAAAGGACATTAAAGGTTATAAGCAAGTCTCACCAGAACAAATCATCGCGTGGAATCCAGATGTGATTTTTGTTCAAGCAAGATATAAAAATGTCGTAGATGAGTTAAAAAATGATAAGTTTTTACAAAATTTAGGTGCAATTAAAAATGATAAAGTTTATCTAATGCCAGAATACGCAAAAGCGTGGGGTTATCCAACACCAGAGGCGATGAGTATAGGCGAGTTTTGGGTGGCTAAAAAGCTTTATCCAGAAGTTTTTAAAGAGTTTGATTTAGATAAAAAAGTAAAAGAGTATTATAAAAAATTTTATGAGTTTGATTACGACGGCAAATAA
- a CDS encoding ATP-binding protein, with amino-acid sequence MIKWSEFNAAIWRKDGLKGVIDVDYVDINSLVGLEKQKSQLVNNTLNFIEGKGFNHALLWGHKGCGKSSLVKAVFTKFVDRNLRIIEIGVNDLENLPEILDKIRPLKEYKFIIFCDDLSFDSGDRSYKFLKPLLEGSIEKPPRNAVLYATSNRRHLVTESLEDNAIHAREEIDEKLSLSERFGLWISFYEGSFNEYLSIVDEYFKDFKGDKELLHIKARQYAMLRASRSGRIARQFYERYKDEF; translated from the coding sequence GTGATAAAATGGAGCGAATTTAACGCAGCAATTTGGCGAAAAGATGGCTTAAAAGGCGTGATTGATGTGGATTATGTAGATATTAACTCTCTTGTTGGTTTAGAAAAACAAAAAAGCCAGTTAGTTAATAACACGCTAAATTTTATAGAAGGAAAAGGCTTTAACCACGCACTTTTGTGGGGACATAAAGGTTGTGGCAAATCAAGTCTTGTAAAGGCTGTTTTTACCAAATTTGTTGATAGAAATCTTCGCATTATAGAAATAGGTGTTAATGACTTAGAGAATTTACCTGAAATTTTAGATAAAATTCGCCCCTTAAAAGAGTATAAATTTATTATATTTTGTGATGATTTAAGCTTTGATAGTGGCGATAGAAGTTATAAATTCCTAAAACCACTGCTTGAAGGAAGTATAGAAAAACCACCACGAAATGCAGTACTTTATGCTACATCAAACAGACGCCACTTAGTAACTGAAAGCTTAGAAGATAATGCCATTCATGCTAGAGAAGAAATTGATGAAAAGCTTTCATTAAGTGAGCGATTTGGGCTTTGGATAAGCTTTTATGAGGGAAGTTTTAATGAGTATCTTTCTATAGTAGATGAGTATTTTAAGGACTTTAAAGGGGATAAAGAACTACTTCATATTAAAGCTAGGCAGTATGCGATGCTTAGAGCTAGTAGAAGCGGTAGGATAGCACGGCAGTTTTATGAGCGTTATAAGGATGAGTTTTGA